One Bacillus solimangrovi genomic window carries:
- a CDS encoding bifunctional transcriptional activator/DNA repair enzyme AdaA: MIIQRQKALEPIDCSLTEERWQAIVCNDASYDHNFYYGVKTTGIFCRPSCKSKEPKRQNVRIFSSAEMALSEAFRPCKRCKPNALRMPDEDWVVRITEYIDKHYVESLTLDLLADIHHGSPYHLQRTFKRIKGVSPMTYIQNVRISKAMELLTITELSIIEVSMEVGISSPTHFTTLFKKITGKTPTEYRKSNKKPN, from the coding sequence ATGATCATTCAAAGGCAGAAAGCTCTTGAGCCAATTGATTGTAGTTTGACAGAAGAAAGGTGGCAAGCTATCGTTTGCAACGATGCCTCCTACGATCATAACTTTTATTATGGAGTGAAAACAACGGGTATTTTTTGCCGTCCATCATGTAAATCAAAAGAGCCGAAACGTCAAAATGTTCGTATATTTTCAAGTGCGGAAATGGCATTATCTGAGGCGTTTCGTCCTTGCAAACGTTGTAAACCAAACGCTTTACGAATGCCAGATGAGGATTGGGTGGTAAGGATAACAGAATATATTGATAAGCATTACGTAGAATCACTTACTTTGGATCTATTGGCTGATATTCATCATGGAAGCCCTTATCATTTACAACGAACTTTCAAACGTATAAAGGGAGTTTCACCGATGACCTATATTCAAAATGTACGTATTTCAAAAGCAATGGAGTTGCTTACAATCACTGAACTATCAATAATCGAAGTCAGTATGGAGGTTGGTATTTCAAGCCCAACACATTTTACAACATTGTTTAAAAAGATAACAGGAAAAACGCCTACAGAATATCGAAAAAGCAATAAAAAACCGAATTAA
- a CDS encoding GNAT family N-acetyltransferase — MIEYRKARLEDVKGIIQVCSDGYRNTYPELIQMDHIENIIMEYYNENRIKNELSNISQEWNGWFVAVENGQVIGAGGGGFVAPEIAELYVIYLNPNRKREGIGSNLLAIITEDQIKRGAKQQYVSVIKGNLIGTPFYEKVGFIYDSEHPAHGLPEEEGYKSLRYKRNLTSS, encoded by the coding sequence ATGATTGAATATAGAAAAGCAAGATTAGAAGATGTTAAGGGAATTATTCAAGTTTGTTCAGATGGATATCGAAATACATATCCAGAGTTGATACAAATGGACCACATAGAAAATATCATAATGGAGTATTACAATGAGAATAGAATTAAAAATGAGTTATCAAACATCAGTCAAGAGTGGAACGGTTGGTTTGTTGCGGTAGAGAATGGACAAGTTATTGGTGCTGGTGGAGGGGGATTTGTTGCTCCTGAGATAGCTGAGTTATATGTGATATATTTAAACCCTAATAGAAAACGAGAAGGCATAGGCAGTAACTTATTAGCAATTATAACAGAGGATCAAATCAAACGTGGAGCAAAACAACAATATGTTTCTGTTATTAAAGGTAATTTAATAGGAACACCTTTTTATGAAAAAGTAGGCTTTATATACGATAGCGAACACCCTGCACACGGCCTTCCAGAAGAAGAAGGATATAAATCTCTTAGATATAAACGAAATTTAACAAGCTCTTAA
- a CDS encoding DUF4184 family protein, which translates to MPLTFAHPAAILLFPRKSKWVNFTALVFGSMAPDFEYFLRGQPYGLYGHTISGFFYFNLPFVILFAYIYHKLIHKTLMHHVPVVLQDSYIDRSTNNKMVNSIVFVYSAIIGMFTHVIWDSVTHANGFMVVKFSFLSKQITLFQFRVPVYKFLQHGGTLFGLGIIILYLFFRSKYFGQRDITKTTKQKIHFWISLIAVGGCIILTWYAIDYVPLFNYGIAVMRFFDSMIISLLIICVYHSLDDKKVKKQS; encoded by the coding sequence ATGCCATTAACCTTTGCCCATCCTGCGGCTATATTACTGTTTCCAAGGAAGAGCAAGTGGGTGAATTTTACTGCACTTGTATTCGGTAGTATGGCACCTGATTTTGAATATTTTCTTAGAGGGCAGCCTTATGGATTATATGGACATACAATTTCAGGATTCTTTTATTTTAATTTGCCATTCGTGATTTTGTTTGCTTACATTTATCATAAGTTAATACACAAAACACTCATGCATCATGTTCCAGTTGTTTTGCAAGATTCCTATATTGATAGGTCAACTAATAATAAGATGGTGAACAGCATTGTTTTTGTTTATTCTGCTATTATAGGCATGTTTACACATGTAATTTGGGATTCGGTTACACATGCGAATGGTTTTATGGTGGTAAAGTTCTCATTCTTATCTAAACAAATAACCCTTTTTCAATTTAGGGTTCCAGTGTACAAGTTCCTTCAACACGGAGGTACTTTATTTGGTTTAGGTATAATCATCTTATATTTGTTTTTTAGAAGTAAGTACTTTGGTCAACGAGATATTACAAAAACAACTAAGCAGAAAATTCACTTTTGGATATCTCTTATTGCTGTAGGAGGCTGTATCATTCTAACTTGGTATGCAATTGATTATGTGCCATTGTTTAATTACGGAATAGCGGTTATGAGATTTTTTGATTCAATGATTATTAGTTTGTTGATTATTTGTGTGTATCATTCGTTAGATGATAAAAAAGTTAAAAAGCAAAGTTAG